The Micromonospora sp. M71_S20 genome window below encodes:
- a CDS encoding GNAT family N-acetyltransferase: MSIAIAPLDAADQAAIDEAYRIGAAANDVDVPDFPPFCRRRFEAAIRHPLPGNEPLWALARLDGVPAGYLALDLPQLDNTENATAEVIVHPKCRRRGVGRALHEHGVRLLRERGRKRVLAMAVSALPGGPARSGAAAAFAASTGARPALAEVRRRLDTTRLDQDGLAAASAEARGRAAGYRLLRWQGNTPEEYVADIAYLDGRLMADAPLGDVEWEPERIDVERVRGIERALRARGRRRYHTAVRHEASGRVVAWTLLDVGPSVDWHAFQQITIVDPEHRGHRLGLLTKVENLRHLLAHEPAVRAIDTFNAAENAHMVRINEQLGFRPVDGWTDWQLTI, encoded by the coding sequence ATGAGCATCGCGATCGCGCCGCTCGACGCCGCCGACCAGGCCGCGATCGACGAGGCGTACCGGATCGGCGCGGCGGCCAACGACGTCGACGTGCCGGACTTCCCGCCCTTCTGCCGGCGGCGCTTCGAGGCGGCGATCCGGCACCCGTTGCCGGGCAACGAGCCGCTCTGGGCGTTGGCGCGGCTCGACGGCGTGCCGGCCGGCTACCTCGCGCTGGACCTGCCGCAGCTCGACAACACCGAGAACGCCACGGCCGAGGTGATCGTGCACCCAAAGTGCCGGCGTCGCGGCGTCGGGCGCGCGCTGCACGAGCACGGCGTACGCCTGCTGCGGGAGCGGGGCCGCAAGCGGGTGCTGGCGATGGCGGTCTCCGCGCTGCCCGGCGGCCCGGCCCGCTCCGGGGCCGCCGCCGCCTTCGCCGCGTCGACCGGCGCCCGGCCCGCGCTGGCGGAGGTCCGCCGCCGGCTCGACACCACCCGGCTCGACCAGGACGGTCTGGCCGCCGCCTCGGCCGAGGCCCGGGGTCGGGCCGCCGGCTACCGCCTTCTGCGCTGGCAGGGGAACACGCCCGAGGAGTACGTCGCCGACATCGCCTACCTCGACGGCCGGCTGATGGCCGACGCGCCCCTGGGCGACGTGGAGTGGGAGCCGGAGCGGATCGACGTCGAACGGGTCCGCGGCATCGAGCGGGCACTGCGGGCGCGGGGGCGGCGGCGCTACCACACGGCGGTGCGCCACGAGGCGTCCGGCCGGGTGGTCGCCTGGACCCTGCTCGACGTGGGGCCGTCGGTCGACTGGCACGCGTTCCAGCAGATCACCATCGTCGACCCGGAGCACCGCGGCCACCGGCTCGGCCTGCTCACGAAGGTCGAGAACCTGCGCCACCTGCTGGCCCACGAGCCGGCGGTACGCGCGATCGACACCTTCAACGCGGCCGAGAACGCCCACATGGTGCGGATCAACGAGCAGCTCGGGTTCCGCCCCGTCGACGGTTGGACCGACTGGCAGCTCACCATCTGA
- a CDS encoding GNAT family N-acetyltransferase has translation MDLEIVELRPDQRPAVVELCGRALDLPEDAAEAPAIVDALWARAATHRPVVTWGAYREGRLVGVLVGSLAASDGDARGHVDLVAVDPAHRRRGVGRALLSTAERTLAGLGAAEVLLAGNPPYYAWPGIDVRYTPAVCAALALGYRQDRTAWNMTADLSYDGSPALRPTEAAEARLAGRGVTVRRAEAGDLPALAEFARATFGGAWDAELAGSVGREGAGCHLAERDGEVLGFAAYGSSRPSWFGPMGTAPAAEGSGIGGVLLRRCLRDQRAAGVTAAQIGWVGPVPFYSGSAGARIERVFFLYRKALGD, from the coding sequence ATGGACCTGGAGATCGTCGAGCTGAGGCCCGACCAGCGGCCCGCCGTGGTGGAGCTCTGCGGGCGGGCACTCGACCTGCCGGAGGACGCGGCCGAGGCGCCGGCCATCGTGGACGCACTCTGGGCGCGGGCCGCCACCCACCGTCCGGTGGTCACGTGGGGCGCGTACCGGGAGGGGCGCCTCGTGGGCGTGCTCGTCGGCTCCCTCGCCGCCAGCGACGGCGACGCCCGTGGTCACGTCGACCTGGTCGCGGTGGACCCCGCCCACCGGCGGCGGGGCGTGGGGCGGGCGCTGCTGTCGACAGCCGAGCGGACCCTCGCCGGCCTCGGCGCGGCCGAGGTGCTGCTCGCCGGGAATCCGCCCTACTACGCCTGGCCGGGCATCGACGTTCGCTACACCCCGGCGGTCTGCGCCGCGCTGGCGCTCGGCTACCGGCAGGACCGGACGGCGTGGAACATGACCGCCGACCTGTCGTACGACGGCTCGCCCGCGCTGCGCCCGACGGAGGCCGCGGAGGCGCGGCTGGCCGGGCGCGGGGTGACGGTCCGCCGCGCCGAGGCGGGCGACCTGCCGGCGCTGGCGGAGTTCGCCCGCGCCACCTTCGGCGGGGCCTGGGACGCCGAGCTGGCCGGCTCGGTGGGCCGGGAGGGGGCGGGTTGTCACCTGGCCGAACGCGACGGCGAGGTGCTCGGCTTCGCCGCGTACGGGTCGTCGCGGCCGAGCTGGTTCGGGCCGATGGGCACCGCTCCGGCGGCCGAGGGCTCGGGGATCGGCGGGGTGCTGCTGCGCCGGTGCCTGCGCGACCAGCGGGCGGCGGGCGTGACGGCGGCGCAGATCGGCTGGGTGGGGCCGGTCCCCTTCTACTCGGGCAGCGCGGGTGCCCGGATCGAGCGCGTCTTCTTCCTCTACCGGAAGGCACTCGGGGACTGA
- a CDS encoding S8 family serine peptidase, translating into MEVGPPFPAGQPVPRPAATPGRPSPWAVVAAAVTGCWTVGLVVVGQLGAWLADQVLLASGLDRVVWLWPATVLFTVLLVGAPALALALLPRSAAVRTAGRTWLAAALALGALGLLRALPPVHHEAYLAALAATAALAALVLRALARRAAVTTPRVPAAVAARQVPASAATLLGVAGGLALLLPWAWLGALGGLSETVLAGLAAAALGVLAGALLDNAFWSRFTVGEPPRPTRLVLVGGLVAGVALLLLAAGVGQSGAQLPLLLTLPPAGFALAALHAAARRPTPAGPPGAAPVGSPGAAPADPSGPLPADPAGAVPTDPADADGREPTGRAGTGALRPAARWLVGLGGLGPLAFADPEEITLLLAGTRDVPFWVAAAAGAGLAVAAVLAVAYGVLLTRGRRPSRRVAGVTAGALLVAVGVVALGAGQPGLHGERLFVVLREQADLAGVPATTGRAGRDARVAEVHRRLVATAERTQADLRRDLRRLRLDHTPYYLVNAVEVDGGPAVRAWLSRRPEVARVLVSQRVRPLPAPAGRSRGTAPAPTGPEWNVRMLGADRVWSQLGVDGSGIVVGSSDSGVDGGHPALAGGFRGGDDSWHDPWVGTRAPTDQGGHGTHTAGSAVGRGGIGVAPGARWVGCVNLDRNLGNPAYYLDCLQFMLAPFPPGGDPFTDGRPARAPDILTNSWGCPAIEGCDPGVLRPATAALDAAGIMVVAAAGNTGPYCGSIDDPPAPYADVLTVGAVDRQRRVTLFSSRGPVPGAAKPDLVAPGDEVLSAMPGGGYATLSGTSMATPQVAGVVALMWSADPTLVGDLPRTRQILRDTATPAVATYASRTQTCGGDANITGAGLVDAYAAVRRARG; encoded by the coding sequence ATGGAGGTCGGCCCCCCGTTCCCCGCTGGTCAACCCGTCCCACGCCCGGCGGCCACGCCGGGCCGGCCGAGCCCCTGGGCGGTGGTGGCGGCGGCGGTGACCGGCTGCTGGACGGTCGGGCTCGTCGTCGTCGGCCAGCTCGGCGCCTGGCTGGCCGACCAGGTCCTGCTGGCCTCCGGGCTGGACCGCGTGGTCTGGCTCTGGCCGGCGACGGTGCTGTTCACCGTGCTGCTGGTGGGTGCGCCCGCGCTGGCGCTCGCCCTGCTGCCCCGCTCGGCGGCGGTCCGCACCGCCGGCCGTACCTGGCTGGCGGCGGCGCTCGCGCTCGGCGCGCTGGGGCTGCTCCGGGCGCTGCCACCGGTGCACCACGAGGCGTACCTCGCCGCGTTGGCCGCCACGGCCGCCCTGGCCGCCCTCGTCCTGCGGGCGCTGGCCCGCCGCGCGGCGGTCACGACGCCCCGGGTGCCCGCGGCTGTCGCGGCGCGCCAGGTGCCCGCGTCGGCCGCCACGCTGCTCGGGGTGGCCGGCGGGCTGGCGCTGCTGCTGCCCTGGGCCTGGCTGGGGGCGCTCGGCGGGCTGTCGGAGACGGTGCTCGCCGGGCTCGCCGCCGCCGCGCTGGGCGTGCTGGCCGGGGCGCTGCTGGACAACGCCTTCTGGTCCCGCTTCACCGTCGGCGAGCCGCCCCGGCCGACCCGGTTGGTGCTGGTCGGCGGGCTGGTCGCCGGGGTCGCGCTGCTGCTGCTCGCCGCCGGGGTGGGGCAGTCCGGGGCCCAGCTCCCCCTGCTGCTGACCCTGCCGCCGGCCGGCTTCGCGCTGGCGGCCCTGCACGCGGCGGCCCGCCGCCCGACCCCGGCCGGCCCGCCGGGTGCCGCCCCCGTCGGCTCCCCGGGGGCCGCTCCGGCCGACCCGTCGGGCCCGCTCCCGGCCGATCCCGCCGGCGCCGTCCCCACCGACCCCGCCGACGCCGACGGCCGGGAGCCGACCGGGCGGGCGGGGACGGGCGCCCTCCGGCCCGCGGCCCGTTGGCTGGTCGGGCTCGGCGGGCTCGGCCCGCTGGCCTTCGCCGACCCCGAGGAGATCACCCTTCTCCTGGCCGGCACCCGCGACGTGCCGTTCTGGGTGGCCGCCGCCGCCGGCGCCGGGCTCGCCGTCGCGGCCGTCCTCGCCGTGGCGTACGGGGTGCTGCTCACCCGGGGCCGGCGGCCGAGCCGGCGGGTCGCCGGGGTGACCGCCGGCGCCCTGCTGGTCGCGGTCGGCGTGGTGGCCCTCGGCGCGGGCCAGCCCGGCCTGCACGGCGAGCGGCTGTTCGTGGTGCTCCGCGAGCAGGCCGACCTCGCCGGCGTCCCGGCGACGACCGGCCGGGCCGGCCGGGACGCCCGGGTCGCCGAGGTCCACCGTCGGCTGGTCGCGACCGCCGAGCGGACCCAGGCCGACCTGCGCCGGGACCTGCGCCGGCTGCGGCTGGACCACACCCCCTACTACCTCGTGAACGCGGTCGAGGTGGACGGCGGGCCGGCGGTACGGGCCTGGCTGTCGCGCCGCCCCGAGGTCGCCCGGGTGCTGGTCAGCCAGCGGGTACGACCGCTGCCCGCGCCGGCCGGCCGCAGTCGCGGCACCGCGCCCGCGCCTACCGGCCCCGAGTGGAACGTCCGGATGCTCGGTGCGGACCGGGTCTGGTCCCAGCTCGGGGTGGACGGCTCCGGCATCGTGGTGGGCAGTTCGGACTCGGGCGTGGACGGCGGGCACCCCGCGCTGGCGGGCGGCTTCCGGGGCGGCGACGACTCCTGGCACGACCCGTGGGTCGGCACCCGGGCGCCGACCGACCAGGGCGGGCACGGCACCCACACGGCGGGCAGCGCGGTGGGCCGGGGCGGCATCGGGGTGGCGCCGGGCGCCCGCTGGGTCGGCTGCGTCAACCTGGACCGCAACCTCGGCAACCCCGCCTACTACCTGGACTGCCTCCAGTTCATGCTGGCGCCCTTTCCCCCGGGCGGGGACCCGTTCACCGACGGGCGCCCGGCGCGCGCCCCGGACATCCTCACCAACTCGTGGGGCTGCCCGGCGATCGAGGGCTGCGACCCGGGCGTGCTCCGGCCGGCCACCGCCGCCCTGGACGCCGCCGGCATCATGGTGGTGGCCGCGGCCGGCAACACGGGGCCGTACTGCGGCTCGATCGACGACCCGCCCGCCCCGTACGCGGACGTGCTGACCGTGGGCGCGGTGGACCGGCAGCGCCGGGTGACGCTGTTCTCGTCCCGGGGCCCGGTGCCGGGGGCGGCCAAGCCGGACCTGGTCGCGCCGGGCGACGAGGTGCTCTCGGCGATGCCGGGCGGCGGGTACGCCACCCTGAGCGGCACCTCGATGGCGACGCCGCAGGTGGCCGGCGTGGTGGCGCTGATGTGGTCGGCCGACCCGACGCTGGTCGGCGACCTGCCCCGTACCCGGCAGATCCTGCGGGACACCGCGACCCCGGCCGTGGCGACGTACGCCTCCCGGACGCAGACCTGCGGCGGCGACGCGAACATCACCGGCGCCGGCCTGGTCGACGCGTACGCCGCCGTCCGGAGGGCGCGGGGGTGA
- a CDS encoding GNAT family N-acetyltransferase, whose translation MTDTPGGSGPTRRAEIRRVRPRDAARMRALRLEMLADAPLAFLETLADAAARSHADYAARIASVSVGAGTAQFVADPGGRLVGHAGGTAAPGEPGLTVVYAVYVTPPWRGTGLLGDLVDAVAAWSRACGRPELMLEVVVGNDRAYRAYRRLGFVDTGVRVPHPTVAALTELQMRRPA comes from the coding sequence ATGACGGACACGCCCGGCGGTTCGGGGCCGACGCGGCGGGCGGAGATCCGGCGGGTCCGGCCCCGGGACGCGGCCCGGATGCGGGCGCTGCGGCTGGAGATGCTCGCCGACGCCCCGCTGGCCTTCCTGGAGACCCTCGCCGACGCGGCGGCCCGGTCGCACGCGGACTACGCCGCCCGGATCGCGTCCGTCTCCGTCGGGGCGGGCACCGCGCAGTTCGTCGCGGACCCGGGCGGCCGGCTCGTCGGGCACGCCGGCGGCACGGCGGCCCCCGGGGAGCCGGGGCTGACCGTGGTGTACGCCGTCTACGTCACCCCGCCCTGGCGGGGCACGGGCCTCCTCGGCGACCTGGTCGACGCGGTCGCGGCCTGGTCCCGCGCCTGCGGGCGCCCCGAACTGATGCTGGAGGTCGTGGTCGGCAACGACCGGGCCTACCGCGCCTACCGGCGGCTGGGCTTCGTCGACACCGGCGTACGCGTCCCGCACCCCACCGTTGCGGCGCTCACCGAACTCCAGATGCGCCGCCCGGCCTGA
- a CDS encoding helix-turn-helix domain-containing protein, whose product MSSNERIPDYDLDEMLVVTAPAQLRALADPLRATLLELLLERAATVTELARAVDRPKSSVAYHVNALVDAGLLRVVRTRRVRAIDERYYGRVARTLYIGALTRPEDKRVATAVNGLAEAVAESAAAHAADDLRCTLVHARIPVEEVRAFWAEVQALARRFAQIPRSGDQVYGFVAGLYPTDAPTLPQPDLEPEAKAEPEAKAEAEPGAEAEPEAAG is encoded by the coding sequence ATGTCGAGCAATGAGCGGATCCCGGACTACGACCTCGACGAGATGCTCGTGGTCACCGCGCCCGCGCAGCTCCGCGCGCTGGCCGATCCCCTGCGCGCGACCCTCCTGGAGCTGCTCCTGGAGCGGGCCGCCACGGTGACCGAGCTGGCCCGGGCGGTCGATCGACCCAAGAGCAGCGTCGCCTACCACGTGAACGCGCTCGTCGACGCCGGCCTGCTCCGGGTGGTGCGGACCCGGCGGGTGCGGGCGATCGACGAGCGGTACTACGGCCGGGTCGCCCGCACGCTCTACATCGGCGCGCTCACCCGCCCCGAGGACAAGCGAGTCGCGACCGCCGTCAACGGGCTCGCGGAGGCGGTCGCCGAGTCCGCCGCGGCCCACGCCGCCGACGACCTGCGCTGCACCCTCGTCCACGCCCGCATCCCGGTCGAGGAGGTACGCGCATTTTGGGCCGAGGTGCAGGCGCTGGCCCGCCGCTTCGCCCAGATCCCCCGCTCCGGCGATCAGGTCTACGGGTTCGTCGCCGGCCTCTACCCCACCGACGCGCCGACCCTCCCCCAGCCTGACCTGGAGCCGGAGGCGAAGGCGGAACCGGAGGCAAAGGCAGAGGCGGAACCGGGGGCGGAGGCGGAACCGGAGGCGGCCGGCTGA
- a CDS encoding dienelactone hydrolase family protein — protein MADVVLFHHLRGVTDGVHEFAEQLRAGGHTVHTPDLFDGERPATLDEGFALTKRIGGEMLRERADRAVADLPGGLVYGGFSWGAATAQRLAQTRPGARGALLYESCLPVTGEWAVGPWPAGVPVQIHGMDADPFFALEGDIDAARELVGIVGSDLAELFVYPGDQHLFTDSTLPSYDADATTLVVRRSRELLDRLR, from the coding sequence ATGGCCGACGTCGTCCTGTTCCACCACCTGCGTGGGGTCACCGACGGGGTGCACGAGTTCGCCGAACAGTTGCGGGCCGGCGGGCACACCGTGCACACGCCGGACCTGTTCGACGGCGAGCGACCGGCGACCCTCGACGAGGGCTTCGCGCTGACGAAGCGCATCGGGGGCGAGATGCTCCGCGAGCGCGCCGACCGCGCCGTGGCCGACCTGCCCGGGGGCCTGGTCTACGGCGGGTTCTCCTGGGGCGCCGCCACCGCCCAGCGGCTCGCCCAGACCCGGCCCGGGGCCCGGGGTGCGCTGCTCTACGAATCCTGCCTGCCCGTCACCGGCGAATGGGCCGTCGGCCCCTGGCCCGCCGGGGTCCCGGTGCAGATCCATGGCATGGACGCCGACCCGTTCTTCGCCCTGGAGGGCGACATCGACGCCGCCCGCGAGCTGGTCGGCATCGTCGGCTCCGACCTCGCCGAGCTGTTCGTCTATCCGGGTGATCAGCACCTGTTCACCGACAGCACGCTGCCGTCGTACGACGCGGACGCGACGACCCTGGTGGTGCGGCGGTCGCGGGAGCTGCTCGACCGGTTGCGCTGA
- a CDS encoding cold-shock protein — protein MAEGTVKWFNSEKGYGFIAVDGGQDVFVHFSAIEMDGYKALDDGQRVEFEIAQGQKGPQAERVRVIA, from the coding sequence GTGGCAGAGGGCACCGTGAAGTGGTTCAACTCCGAAAAGGGCTACGGCTTCATCGCCGTCGACGGCGGGCAGGACGTCTTCGTCCACTTCTCGGCGATCGAGATGGACGGCTACAAGGCGCTGGACGACGGCCAGCGGGTCGAGTTCGAGATCGCCCAGGGTCAGAAGGGTCCCCAGGCCGAGCGCGTGCGCGTCATCGCCTGA
- the groL gene encoding chaperonin GroEL (60 kDa chaperone family; promotes refolding of misfolded polypeptides especially under stressful conditions; forms two stacked rings of heptamers to form a barrel-shaped 14mer; ends can be capped by GroES; misfolded proteins enter the barrel where they are refolded when GroES binds) — MAKMIAFDEEARRGLERGMNQLADAVKVTLGPKGRNVVLEKKWGAPTITNDGVSIAKEIELEDPYEKIGAELVKEVAKKTDDVAGDGTTTATVLAQALVREGLRNVAAGANPMALKRGIEAAVASVSEELLKLAKDVETKEQIASTASISAGDTSVGEIIAEAMDKVGKEGVITVEESNTFGLELELTEGMRFDKGYISAYFMTDPERMEAVFDDPYLLIVNSKISSVKDLLPILEKVMQSGKPLLIIAEDIEGEALATLVVNKVRGTFKSVAVKAPGFGDRRKAMLADIAILTGGQVISEEVGLKLDAVGLDMLGRARKVVVTKDETTIVDGAGDAEQIQGRVNQIRAEIEKSDSDYDREKLQERLAKLAGGVAVIKVGAATEVELKERKHRIEDAVRNAKAAVEEGIVPGGGVALVQAGKTAFDKLDLVGDEATGAQIVKIALDAPLRQIAVNAGLEGGVVVEHVRNLNPGHGLNAANGEYVDLLAAGIIDPAKVTRSALQNASSIAALFLTTEAVVADKPEKTPAAPAGPGGGDMDF, encoded by the coding sequence ATGGCCAAGATGATCGCGTTCGACGAAGAGGCGCGCCGCGGCCTCGAGCGGGGCATGAACCAGCTCGCCGACGCCGTGAAGGTGACGCTCGGCCCCAAGGGCCGCAACGTCGTGCTCGAGAAGAAGTGGGGTGCCCCCACCATCACCAACGATGGTGTGAGCATCGCCAAGGAGATCGAGCTCGAGGACCCCTACGAGAAGATCGGCGCCGAGCTGGTCAAGGAGGTCGCGAAGAAGACCGACGACGTCGCCGGTGACGGCACGACGACGGCGACCGTCCTGGCCCAGGCCCTGGTCCGCGAGGGCCTGCGCAACGTGGCCGCCGGTGCCAACCCGATGGCCCTGAAGCGGGGCATCGAGGCCGCCGTGGCCAGCGTCTCGGAGGAGCTGCTCAAGCTCGCCAAGGACGTCGAGACCAAGGAGCAGATCGCCTCCACCGCCTCCATCTCCGCCGGTGACACCAGCGTCGGCGAGATCATCGCCGAGGCGATGGACAAGGTGGGCAAGGAAGGCGTCATCACCGTCGAGGAGAGCAACACCTTCGGGCTGGAGCTGGAGCTCACCGAGGGTATGCGCTTCGACAAGGGCTACATCTCGGCCTACTTCATGACCGACCCGGAGCGTATGGAGGCCGTCTTCGACGACCCCTACCTCCTGATCGTCAACAGCAAGATCTCGTCCGTGAAGGACCTGCTCCCGATCCTGGAGAAGGTCATGCAGTCGGGCAAGCCGCTGCTGATCATCGCCGAGGACATCGAGGGCGAGGCCCTGGCGACCCTGGTCGTCAACAAGGTCCGGGGCACCTTCAAGTCCGTCGCCGTCAAGGCGCCGGGCTTCGGTGACCGCCGCAAGGCCATGCTGGCCGACATCGCCATCCTCACCGGTGGCCAGGTCATCAGCGAGGAGGTCGGCCTCAAGCTGGACGCCGTCGGCCTCGACATGCTGGGCCGCGCCCGCAAGGTCGTGGTGACCAAGGACGAGACCACCATCGTCGACGGTGCCGGCGACGCCGAGCAGATCCAGGGCCGGGTCAACCAGATCCGGGCCGAGATCGAGAAGAGCGACTCCGACTACGACCGCGAGAAGCTGCAGGAGCGGCTGGCCAAGCTGGCCGGCGGCGTCGCGGTGATCAAGGTCGGCGCGGCCACCGAGGTCGAGCTGAAGGAGCGCAAGCACCGCATCGAGGACGCCGTCCGCAACGCGAAGGCCGCCGTCGAGGAGGGCATCGTCCCGGGTGGTGGCGTCGCGCTGGTGCAGGCCGGCAAGACCGCCTTCGACAAGCTGGACCTGGTCGGCGACGAGGCGACCGGCGCGCAGATCGTCAAGATCGCGCTGGACGCCCCGCTGCGGCAGATCGCCGTCAACGCCGGTCTCGAGGGTGGCGTGGTCGTCGAGCACGTCCGCAACCTCAACCCGGGTCACGGCCTCAACGCCGCCAACGGCGAGTACGTCGACCTGCTGGCCGCGGGCATCATCGACCCGGCCAAGGTGACCCGCTCGGCGCTGCAGAACGCCTCGTCGATCGCGGCGCTCTTCCTCACCACCGAGGCCGTCGTGGCGGACAAGCCGGAGAAGACCCCGGCCGCCCCGGCTGGTCCGGGTGGCGGGGACATGGACTTCTGA
- the paaN gene encoding phenylacetic acid degradation protein PaaN — translation MTETPHPLYDRHADTLTRALTAITERGYWSAYPESPSPRVYGETAAADGKAAFEAYLGGDFPLDQPGTADRVATETSPFGVELNVRYPHAGADELVAAASAALPGWRDAGPQARVGVCLEILDRLHKHIFELANAVQFTSGQAFVMAFQAGGAHALDRALEAVAYAYAEMTRHPGTAGWEKAAGKGDPLRMTKTFHVVPRGVALVIGCNTFPTWNSYPGLFASLVTGNPVVVKPHPRAVLPLAITVKYAREVLAEAGFDPNLVLLAPEAPGEKLASTLALHPAVKIIDFTGSTEYGDWLEANARQAAVYTEKAGLNTVVIDSTDDFAGMCRNLGFTLSLYSGQMCTTSQNILIPGNGIETDQGHKSFDEVAGGIAAAVAKITADPARGVEMTGAIVNDGVLERLDEVTKVGEAVLESRTVEHPAFPGAVVRTPTVVRLAADDTATYSKEWFGPISFAIATDSTAHSLEILRSTVGEKGALTAAVYSTDEAVLDAAEAAAIEVGVHLSCNLTGGVFVNQSAAFSDFHGSGANAAANSALTDGAYVANRFRIVQSRRHA, via the coding sequence ATGACGGAGACCCCGCACCCCCTGTACGACAGGCACGCCGACACCCTGACCCGGGCGCTGACCGCCATCACGGAGCGCGGGTACTGGTCCGCCTACCCCGAGTCGCCCAGCCCCCGGGTCTACGGGGAGACCGCCGCCGCCGACGGCAAGGCCGCCTTCGAGGCGTACCTCGGCGGTGACTTCCCCCTCGACCAGCCGGGCACGGCCGACCGGGTCGCCACCGAGACCAGCCCGTTCGGCGTCGAGCTGAACGTCCGCTACCCGCACGCCGGCGCCGACGAGCTGGTCGCCGCCGCCTCCGCCGCCCTGCCCGGCTGGCGCGACGCCGGCCCGCAGGCCCGGGTGGGGGTCTGCCTGGAGATCCTCGACCGGCTGCACAAGCACATCTTCGAGCTGGCGAACGCGGTGCAGTTCACCAGCGGCCAGGCCTTCGTGATGGCCTTCCAGGCCGGCGGCGCGCACGCGCTGGACCGCGCGCTGGAGGCGGTCGCCTACGCGTACGCGGAGATGACCCGGCACCCGGGGACGGCGGGCTGGGAGAAGGCGGCCGGCAAGGGCGACCCGCTGCGGATGACCAAGACCTTCCACGTGGTGCCCCGTGGCGTGGCGCTGGTGATCGGCTGCAACACCTTCCCGACCTGGAACTCGTACCCGGGGCTGTTCGCCTCGCTGGTCACCGGCAACCCGGTGGTCGTCAAGCCGCACCCGCGCGCCGTGCTGCCGCTGGCGATCACGGTGAAGTACGCCCGGGAGGTGCTCGCCGAGGCCGGCTTCGACCCGAACCTGGTGCTGCTCGCCCCCGAGGCCCCGGGGGAGAAGCTCGCCTCCACGCTGGCCCTGCACCCGGCCGTGAAGATCATCGACTTCACCGGTTCCACCGAGTACGGCGACTGGCTGGAGGCCAACGCCCGGCAGGCCGCGGTCTACACCGAGAAGGCCGGGCTGAACACGGTGGTGATCGACTCCACCGACGACTTCGCCGGGATGTGCCGCAACCTCGGCTTCACCCTGAGCCTCTACAGCGGCCAGATGTGCACCACGTCGCAGAACATCCTGATCCCCGGCAACGGCATCGAGACCGACCAGGGGCACAAGAGCTTCGACGAGGTGGCGGGCGGGATCGCCGCGGCGGTCGCCAAGATCACCGCCGACCCGGCGCGCGGGGTGGAGATGACCGGCGCGATCGTCAACGACGGGGTGCTGGAGCGCCTCGACGAGGTCACCAAGGTCGGCGAGGCGGTGCTGGAGTCGCGTACGGTCGAGCACCCCGCCTTCCCCGGCGCGGTGGTCCGCACCCCGACGGTGGTCAGGCTGGCGGCCGACGACACCGCGACCTACTCGAAGGAGTGGTTCGGGCCGATCTCGTTCGCGATCGCCACGGACTCCACCGCGCACAGCCTGGAGATCCTGCGCTCCACGGTCGGCGAGAAGGGCGCGCTCACGGCGGCGGTCTACTCCACCGACGAGGCGGTCCTCGACGCGGCCGAGGCCGCGGCGATCGAGGTCGGGGTGCACCTGTCCTGCAACCTGACCGGCGGGGTCTTCGTGAACCAGTCGGCGGCCTTCTCCGACTTCCACGGCAGCGGCGCCAACGCGGCGGCAAACTCGGCGCTGACCGACGGCGCCTACGTGGCCAACCGGTTCCGCATCGTGCAGTCCCGCCGGCACGCGTGA